A single window of Solanum dulcamara chromosome 5, daSolDulc1.2, whole genome shotgun sequence DNA harbors:
- the LOC129889549 gene encoding AP-4 complex subunit epsilon — translation MGSQGGFGQSKEFLDLIKSIGEARSKAEEDRIVISEIEILKKRIIEPDIPKRKMKEYIMRLVYVEMLGHDASFGYIHAVKMTHDDNLHLKRTGYLAVTLFLNEDHDLIILIVNTIQKDLKSDNYLVVCAALNAVCKLINEETIPAVLPQVVDLLGHSKEAVRKKAVMALHRFHQKSPSSVNHLVSNFRKRLCDNDPGVMGSTLCPLYDLISEDVNSYKDLVVSFVSILKQVAERRLPKSYDYHQMPAPFIQIKLLKILALLGSGDKKASEQMYTIVGDIMRKSDSSSNIGNAILYECICCVSSIHPNPKVLETAAEAVAKFLKNDSHNLKYLGIDALGRLIKISSEIAEQHQLAVIDCLEDPDDTLKRKTFELLYKMTKPSNVEVIVDRMIDYMMSINDNHSKTEIASRCVELAEQFAPSNQWFIQTMNKVFEHAGDLVNIKVAHNLMRLIAEGFGEEDDTADSQLRSSAVESYLSIMGEPKLPSAFLQVICWVLGEYGTADGKYSASYITGKISDIAEAHSTDDTVKAYAVSALMKVYSFEIAAGRKVDMLPECQSFIEELLASNSTDLQQRAYELQSVVGLDARALENIMPMDASCKDIVVDRELSFLNGYVEESLNKGAQPYIPENERSGASSISNFRIEEQHGSSGHSLRFEAYELPKPSVPSRPPVPPVSSTELFPVPEPTYHREFHEAVAPKMSVSGTGSSEIKLRLDGVQKKWGKQTYSSSSPSTSDSDIHKTQNGATQRDVPSSLSSKTRDVSYDSRRQQEDINPEKQKLAASLFGGGSKTEKRSAFGQKASRPNSHTVDKSHAEKSGPSDGGAVKASPHPPPDLLDMGEPTSISNATFVDPFKQLEGLLDLNEGTTAPGSSGATKAPDFMSLYGDTSLSVQNMGTADLLSTGNGDANLISGISHAPDKNGHGTGSAVTLSTQLSKGPNTKEALEKDALVRQMGVNPTSQNPNLFKDLLG, via the exons ATGGGCTCCCAAGGAGGATTTGGACAGTCTAAAGAGTTTCTTGACCTAATTAAATCAATTGGAGAAGCCCGATCTAAAGCTGAAGAAGATCGAATCGTGATTAGCGAGATCGAAATCCTCAAGAAACGAATCATAGAGCCTGATATACCTAAAAGGAAGATGAAAGAGTATATAATGCGACTAGTGTATGTTGAAATGTTAGGACACGATGCATCATTTGGGTATATACATGCTGTGAAAATGACACACGATGATAATTTGCATCTTAAGCGTACTGGGTATTTAGCTGTGACACTTTTTTTGAATGAGGATCATGATTTGATAATCTTGATTGTGAATACTATTCAGAAAGACTTGAAATCGGATAATTATTTGGTTGTTTGCGCTGCATTGAATGCTGTTTGTAAGTTGATTAATGAGGAGACTATTCCAGCTGTGTTGCCTCAGGTGGTGGATTTATTGGGACATTCTAAAGAAGCTGTTAGGAAAAAGGCTGTTATGGCACTTCACCGGTTTCACCAGAAATCACCATCATCTGTTAACCATCTTGTCTCCAATTTCAGAAAG AGGCTATGCGACAATGACCCTGGTGTTATGGGCTCTACGCTATGTCCTCTCTATGATCTTATCTCAGAAGATGTTAATTCTTATAAGGATTTGGTGGTCAGCTTTGTAAGCATTCTAAAACAAGTAGCGGAACGGAGATTGCCCAAGAGTTATGATTATCATCAGATGCCTGCTCCATTCATTCAG atcaaattattgaaaattctGGCATTACTTGGAAGCGGTGACAAAAAAGCCAGTGAACAAATGTATACAATTGTTGGTGACATTATGAGAAAGAGTGATTCGTCAAGTAATATAGGAAATGCTATTCTATATGAGTGCATATGCTGTGTTTCCTCAATACATCCTAACCCCAAGGTTTTAGAAACTGCGGCAGAAGCAGTTGCCAAATTTTTGAAG AATGATAGCCATAATCTAAAGTACTTGGGGATTGATGCGCTTGGTAGATTAATAAAGATAAGTTCAGAAATTGCTGAGCAGCACCAACTGGCCGTGATTGATTGTTTAGAG GACCCAGATGACACACTGAAGCGGAAGACTTTTGAACTGCTGTATAAAATGACAAAGCCATCGAATGTAGAAGTTATTGTCGACCGTATGATTGATTACATGATGAGTATAAATGATAACCATTCTAAAACTGAGATAGCATCCAGATGTGTCGAACTTGCTGAGCAGTTTGCACCGAGCAATCAATGGTTTATCCAG ACCATGAATAAAGTGTTTGAGCACGCAGGAGATCTAGTGAATATAAAGGTTGCCCACAACTTGATGCGGCTGATTGCTGagggatttggagaagaagatgacACTGCAGATAGCCAGCTGAGATCATCAGCT GTGGAGTCATATTTGAGTATCATGGGAGAGCCAAAACTTCCCTCTGCATTTCTTCAG GTTATTTGCTGGGTCTTGGGGGAGTATGGTACTGCTGATGGGAAGTATTCTGCCTCTTATATCACAGGGAAAATAAGTGATATTGCTGAGGCACATTCTACTGATGACAcggtcaag GCATATGCAGTATCAGCACTTATGAAAGTATATTCATTTGAAATAGCAGCTGGGAGGAAAGTGGACATGTTGCCTGAG TGTCAATCATTCATTGAAGAGTTGTTAGCATCAAACTCAACAGATTTACAACAACGAGCATATGAACTTCAATCGGTTGTTGGCTTAGATGCTCGTGCTCTTGAAAATATTATGCCAATGGATGCTAGCTGTAAAGACATCGTG GTTGATAGAGAACTATCGTTTCTCAATGGTTATGTTGAAGAGTCACTGAATAAGGGGGCTCAACCCTATATTCCTGAGAATGAGCGATCAGGAGCTTCAAGTATCAGCAATTTTAGAATTGAAGAACAACATGGGTCCTCGGGACATTCTCTTAGATTTGAAGCCTACGAGCTTCCAAAACCTTCTGTACCATCAAGACCCCCAGTCCCACCAGTATCCTCAACCGAACTTTTTCCTGTACCAGAACCAACTTATCACAGAGAGTTTCATGAAGCTGTTGCTCCAAAGATGTCCGTGTCTGGTACAGGCTCATCTGAAATCAAGCTACGACTTGACGGTGTTCAAAAGAAGTGGGGTAAGCAAACTTATTCCTCTTCTTCACCATCTACTTCAGACTCCGATATCCATAAGACTCAGAATGGAGCGACCCAGCGTGATGTACCAAGCAGCTTAAGCTCAAAAACACGTGATGTATCTTATGATTCAAGAAGGCAACAGGAGGATATTAATCCGGAAAAGCAAAAACTTGCTGCATCCCTCTTTGGCGGTGgatcaaaaactgaaaaaagaTCAGCTTTTGGCCAAAAGGCATCAAGGCCAAACAGCCATACTGTAGACAAGTCTCATGCAGAAAAGAGTGGACCTTCTGATGGAGGTGCTGTAAAAGCAAGTCCCCATCCACCTCCAGACTTGCTCGACATGGGCGAACCAACTAGCATTAGTAATGCAACTTTTGTGGATCCTTTCAAGCAATTGGAAGGCTTGCTTGATTTAAACGAAGGAACTACAGCTCCAGGTTCCAGTGGTGCTACTAAAGCACCTGATTTTATGTCTCTTTATGGTGACACTTCCTTAAGTGTGCAGAATATGGGAACGGCAGATCTCCTTTCAACTGGTAATGGTGATGCAAATCTTATCTCTGGAATTTCACATGCACCCGACAAGAATGGCCATGGGACAGGAAGTGCAGTTACTCTGTCAACCCAATTAAGTAAGGGACCAAATACTAAAGAGGCTTTGGAAAAAGATGCACTTGTGAGGCAAATGGGTGTGAACCCAACAAGTCAGAATCCCAACTTATTCAAGGATTTACTTGGGTAA